The Lineus longissimus chromosome 2, tnLinLong1.2, whole genome shotgun sequence genome window below encodes:
- the LOC135483772 gene encoding uncharacterized protein LOC135483772 — MTIAGKMATFKIIVCLHLVTSLRVHAMDMEKSKNGDSPLDSGYYRHRPSFMRHGAHTGRRQKNQTETLGDRAEFEDPGSKQMKSAEKGVIVPLILKNNSWSEVALPPPTLSKDSGAPKSMTSGKTSSTDSDLEPFDPLDDSPRRRLSLDVTNAPAVTHGPSLGRQQTRGRARTFSATPTQPPRSYSPLPSEHLPRVGAIREWDPLWEKDRLSSSTLRPRSPGRGSEFGQKSGDGTAPFEEPQNPVKKPKQKFPSHKGGKTVNDTVTDSHSPPQKERTSNVPQKTTKTPKTALRPDEGRANKPVEVIAQPVFPKPTKSPKKHTEKPVMKTKPTDAPRRSTTPLLQGTTRMLEDPVISKGESKPQEIGPEEKSEKEVVVPHGGGGKDKNHVGPDDGHHKDTKPIIVISPTEKEPKWTKYPPLTPLVAKVTTTSRPFTPEFYVTVKLTMSWREFCLRRAEFKGLVVTLFEESSKAFVISVDQVVVMYEDEHCGLRQRYVRRIEIVVDLFIRDKPGEYSKTLTEMCFKAFKDGMEILRKSFDYKILEFNLSGSKESPYSTTRRSGPALGTGIIVAIVIAAIAGFCLLVLLLLQLIYRRRSKGKTMRPYVGEAYLGHTANNSLDSIAMTARHLASPNRYSAAGFMNPGLELNANMDKQYPIYHPSNVVVFPGLPSFNLDMEAIEAEFGQLPNNMPRLSEVPAGAEHKNRYANVIPIPETRVHLRQKGEDKATEYINANYVKGHRDRPKAYIATQAPVRNTIEDFWGMVWEQQTKVIVMATGLDESGMSKCEEYFPRSDGVDNTLMFGDFMVVLKLQDVRQDYILSGLTLKDVERNLCREVVHFWYTGWPCQGVPESALSIIHFLLHVQAYQRKAKAPEIIHCSPGTGRTGTLMAIDISMKAFEDKGAADVLNTVYKLRQDRAGAVQTKEQYAFIYKAINEYALMLSEPTLCPEENGLPSRSSRVGTSHDDMMKKY; from the exons atGACAATTGCAGGGAAAATGGCGACTTTCAAAATAATAG TCTGTCTTCATCTTGTCACCTCTCTGCGAGTACATGCCATGGACATGGAGAAGTCGAAGAATGGTGATTCGCCTTTAGATTCGGGGTACTACAGACACCGGCCTTCTTTTATGCGGCATGGCGCACACACTGGACGAAGGCAGAAAAACCAGACCGAAACTCTCGGGGATCGTGCTGAGTTTGAAGATCCAGGCAGCAAGCAGATGAAATCTGCAGAAAAGGGAGTAATTGTacctttgattttgaagaaCAATAGTTGGTCCGAGGTGGCTTTGCCGCCACCAACGCTTTCGAAGGACAGTGGTGCGCCAAAGAGCATGACTTCAGGTAAAACTTCATCAACTGACTCGGATCTCGAACCTTTTGATCCGCTCGATGACAGTCCTCGCAGAAGACTTAGTTTGGATGTTACAAACGCCCCAGCCGTTACACATGGACCATCACTCGGTCGCCAACAGACGAGGGGGCGAGCGAGGACATTCTCAGCAACTCCAACGCAGCCGCCAAGGAGTTATTCTCCCCTTCCATCAGAACATTTGCCACGGGTTGGGGCAATACGGGAGTGGGATCCTTTGTGGGAAAAGGACCGATTGTCGAGTTCAACTTTGAGACCAAGGTCACCAGGGAGAGGCAGTGAATTCGGACAGAAATCTGGAGACGGAACGGCTCCTTTTGAGGAACCGCAGAATCCTGTGAAAAAACCCAAACAGAAATTTCCTTCGCATAAAGGAGGAAAGACAGTGAATGACACGGTTACTGATAGCCATTCGCCACCACAAAAGGAACGCACGTCGAACGTCCCTCAAAAGACGACGAAGACGCCAAAAACGGCACTCCGTCCTGATGAGGGTAGGGCGAATAAACCTGTCGAAGTGATAGCACAACCGGTGTTCCCGAAGCCAACGAAATCACCCAAGAAGCACACCGAAAAACCTGTAATGAAGACCAAGCCGACGGATGCGCCGAGGAGAAGTACGACACCGCTGCTCCAAGGTACAACCAGGATGTTAGAAGATCCAGTCATCAGCAAAGGGGAATCGAAGCCGCAGGAGATAGGACCAGAGGAGAAGAGTGAAAAAGAGGTGGTTGTACCTCACGGCGGCGGGGGGAAGGACAAAAATCATGTCGGGCCAGACGACGGACACCATAAAGACACTAAGCCAATTATTGTCATCTCACCTACAGAGAAGGAACCAAAGTGGACAAAGTACCCTCCACTTACTCCATTGGTAGCAAAGGTCACAACGACTTCTCGCCCCTTCACACCGGAATTCTACGTCACCGTGAAACTCACTATGTCCTGGCGAGAATTTTGTCTACGGAGAGCAGAGTTTAAAGGCCTTGTGGTCACTCTCTTTGAGGAGAGCTCGAAGGCGTTTGTTATATCTGTCGACCAAGTCGTAGTAATGTATGAAGACGAACATTGTGGTCTGCGGCAGCGTTACGTTAGACGgattgagatcgtggtggaccTCTTCATCAGAGACAAACCCGGGGAGTACAGCAAAACGCTGACTGAAATGTGCTTCAAGGCTTTCAAGGATGGGATGGAGATATTGAGGAAGAGTTTTGATTATAAG ATACTTGAGTTCAACTTATCAGGATCGAAGGAATCGCCTTACTCAACGACTAGGAGATCAGGGCCAGCATTGGGCACCGGCATCATCGTTGCCATAGTGATCGCCGCCATCGCTGGGTTCTGCCTGCTGGTGCTTCTATTGCTCCAG TTAATCTACCGGCGGAGAAGCAAGGGCAAGACGATGCGACCTTACGTTGGGGAGGCTTACTTGGGTCACACCGCCAACAACTCCCTCGATTCCATCGCCATGACAGCCAGGCACCTGGCATCGCCGAACAGATACTCCGCAGCAGGTTTCATGAACCCAGGGCTTGAGTTAAACGCCAACATGGACAAACAATATCCC ATCTATCATCCGTCAAATGTTGTGGTCTTCCCGGGATTACCATCATTCAACTTGGATATGGAAGCAATTGAAGCCGAGTTCGGG CAACTCCCCAACAACATGCCGCGGTTGTCAGAGGTGCCGGCTGGAGCGGAGCATAAAAATCGTTACGCTAATGTAATTCCAA TACCGGAGACAAGGGTTCACCTGAGGCAGAAGGGTGAGGATAAGGCAACCGAGTATATTAATGCAAATTACGTGAAG GGGCACAGGGACAGGCCCAAGGCCTACATCGCCACGCAGGCTCCGGTGCGAAACACGATTGAGGACTTCTGGGGAATGGTTTGGGAACAGCAGACCAAAGTTATTGTGATGGCAACAGGTTTGGACGAAAGCGGGATG AGCAAATGTGAGGAATACTTCCCGAGATCGGATGGCGTTGATAACACGCTGATGTTCGGTGACTTCATGGTCGTGCTCAAACTTCAGGACGTCAGACAAGACTACATCCTTTCTGGCTTGACCTTGAAGGATGTGGAG AGGAACCTTTGTCGTGAAGTGGTTCACTTCTGGTACACAGGCTGGCCATGCCAAGGTGTTCCTGAATCAGCCCTCTCCATCATTCACTTCTTACTACATGTCCAGGCCTATCAGAGGAAGGCGAAGGCACCAGAAATAATACACTGCAG TCCTGGGACAGGTCGTACAGGTACCCTCATGGCCATAGACATAAGTATGAAAGCATTTGAGGACAAAGGAGCAGCTGATGTTTTGAACACAGTCTACAAACTGAGGCAGGACAGAGCAGGGGCTGTTCAGACCAAGGAACAATATGCATTTATCTACAAG GCCATCAATGAATATGCACTGATGTTGTCTGAGCCCACCCTGTGCCCCGAGGAAAACGGTCTTCCATCACGGTCATCTCGAGTTGGCACATCCCATGATGACATGATGAAGAAGTACTGA
- the LOC135483773 gene encoding immediate early response 3-interacting protein 1-like, whose amino-acid sequence MAFGLYSLLEATLLCLNAICVLHEERFLAKIGMGSDQRGFGEEPGVKTQVLHLVRSIRTVMRIPLIGINVVTIIIKLLLG is encoded by the exons ATGGCGTTTGGTTTGTACAGTCTGCTGGAGGCGACATTGCTGTGTTTGAACGCTATTTGCGTTCTTCACGAAGAAAGATTTTTAGCAAAAA TTGGAATGGGCTCTGATCAACGAGGTTTTGGAGAGGAACCCGGTGTTAAAACTCAGGTGCTACATCTCGTTAGATCAATCAGAACTGTCATGAGAA tacCACTGATTGGAATAAACGTAGTGACTATAATAATAAAACTACTTCTAGGATAG